A genome region from Natronosalvus rutilus includes the following:
- a CDS encoding DHH family phosphoesterase, with amino-acid sequence MAGPIPALEERATACAEHLLECDRVLLASHIDADGLTSAAVAASALERAGLPFETVFEKQLDAEAIEAIAATDYDTVLFTDFGSGQLDIIADHEDAGDFTPVIADHHQPAEADTTYHLNPLLFGINGASELSGAGASYVLARALAEAGEESGTAGTVETAGEPTATDGGAATARADNRDLAALAVVGAVGDMQASGGELHGANAKIVAEGVEAGVLETATDLALYGKQTRPLPKLLEYASDVDIPGISNDGNGALRFLDGLGLELKRDGEWRCWATLTSEEKQTVASALVKKAVTSGVPAHKIDDLVGTSYVLATEPVGTELRDASEFSTLLNATARYERADVGLGVCLGDRDEALERARQLLREHRRNLSNGIDLVTREGVTREDHVQWFDAGDRIRETIVGIVAGMAVGNAGISRSMPILAFANKNDEEVKVSARGTHSLVRKGLDLSVVMGEASRAVGGDGGGHDVAAGATVPAEKKDEFVEHADAIVGEQLGDN; translated from the coding sequence ATGGCAGGCCCGATCCCCGCCCTCGAGGAACGCGCCACCGCCTGCGCCGAGCACCTGCTCGAGTGCGACCGCGTGCTCCTCGCCTCCCACATCGACGCCGACGGACTGACGAGCGCCGCGGTCGCCGCGAGCGCCCTCGAACGAGCGGGGCTGCCCTTCGAGACCGTCTTCGAGAAACAGCTCGACGCCGAGGCAATCGAAGCCATCGCCGCCACCGACTACGACACCGTGCTGTTCACCGACTTCGGGAGCGGTCAGCTCGACATCATCGCCGACCACGAGGACGCCGGCGACTTCACGCCAGTCATCGCCGACCACCACCAGCCCGCCGAGGCCGACACCACCTACCACCTCAACCCCCTCCTGTTCGGCATCAACGGCGCCTCCGAACTCTCGGGTGCCGGCGCGAGTTACGTCCTTGCACGGGCGCTCGCGGAAGCCGGCGAGGAATCCGGAACGGCGGGAACGGTCGAGACAGCAGGAGAGCCGACTGCGACCGACGGGGGCGCGGCCACCGCTCGAGCCGACAACCGCGACCTCGCCGCGCTGGCCGTCGTCGGCGCCGTCGGCGACATGCAGGCCTCCGGCGGCGAGCTCCACGGCGCCAACGCGAAGATCGTCGCCGAGGGCGTCGAGGCCGGCGTCCTCGAGACCGCGACCGACCTCGCCCTCTACGGGAAACAGACCCGGCCCCTCCCGAAACTGCTCGAGTACGCGAGCGACGTCGACATTCCGGGAATTTCGAACGACGGCAACGGCGCGCTCCGCTTCCTAGACGGCCTCGGCCTCGAGTTGAAACGCGACGGCGAGTGGCGCTGCTGGGCAACTCTCACGAGCGAGGAGAAACAGACCGTCGCGAGCGCACTCGTCAAGAAAGCCGTCACCAGCGGCGTCCCGGCGCACAAGATCGACGACCTCGTGGGGACGAGTTACGTCCTCGCGACTGAGCCCGTCGGCACCGAGCTCCGCGACGCCAGCGAGTTCTCGACCCTGCTCAACGCGACGGCCCGCTACGAGCGCGCCGACGTTGGCCTCGGCGTCTGTCTCGGTGATCGAGACGAGGCCCTCGAGCGCGCTCGCCAACTGCTCAGGGAACACCGCCGCAACCTCTCGAACGGCATCGACCTCGTAACCAGGGAGGGCGTCACCAGAGAGGACCACGTCCAGTGGTTCGACGCGGGCGACCGCATCCGTGAGACCATCGTCGGCATCGTCGCCGGGATGGCCGTCGGCAACGCCGGCATCAGTCGCTCCATGCCCATCCTTGCGTTTGCGAACAAGAACGACGAGGAGGTCAAAGTATCCGCCCGCGGGACTCACAGCCTCGTCAGAAAGGGGCTCGACCTCTCGGTCGTGATGGGCGAGGCGTCCCGGGCAGTCGGCGGGGACGGCGGTGGACACGACGTCGCGGCCGGGGCGACGGTACCCGCAGAGAAAAAAGACGAGTTCGTCGAGCACGCCGACGCCATCGTCGGCGAGCAACTCGGCGATAACTGA
- a CDS encoding CehA/McbA family metallohydrolase — MSAHIPFAIDFHVHSETSYDGHEPVELILEHAADIGLDGVVITDHDEIEASLEAAELASRYGLVGIPGVEVSTAHGHLLAIGVEERPEPGRPFQTTVERVRELGGLAIVPHPFQRSRHGVRRRHILDVDAVEVYNSMLFTGYQNRRARRFARRREYPKVGGSDAHYLPNVGRAYTEVIVTSTDQDVTRATIDGDHLVDAILEGRTRIQGKRTPIRKSTVQYAKGAVRKSSYVITKRTPLIPTVPASMDRSQ; from the coding sequence ATGTCCGCTCACATCCCCTTCGCCATCGACTTTCACGTCCACTCGGAGACTTCCTACGACGGACACGAGCCCGTCGAGCTCATCCTCGAGCACGCGGCAGACATCGGTCTCGACGGCGTCGTCATCACCGACCACGACGAAATCGAGGCGTCCCTCGAAGCGGCCGAACTCGCCTCACGCTACGGGCTCGTCGGAATCCCCGGCGTCGAGGTGTCGACGGCCCATGGCCACCTCCTCGCGATCGGCGTCGAGGAACGCCCCGAACCGGGCCGGCCGTTCCAGACGACCGTCGAACGGGTTCGCGAACTCGGCGGCCTCGCCATCGTCCCGCACCCGTTTCAGCGAAGTCGCCACGGGGTTCGACGGCGCCACATCCTCGACGTGGACGCCGTCGAGGTGTACAACTCGATGCTCTTTACGGGCTACCAGAACCGTCGAGCACGGCGGTTCGCTCGACGACGCGAGTACCCGAAGGTCGGCGGCAGCGACGCCCACTACCTCCCGAACGTCGGCCGCGCGTACACCGAGGTGATCGTGACGAGTACCGACCAGGACGTCACCAGGGCGACCATCGACGGTGACCACCTCGTCGACGCCATCCTCGAGGGTCGAACGCGCATCCAGGGGAAACGGACGCCGATCCGAAAGAGCACCGTCCAGTACGCGAAGGGCGCAGTGCGGAAATCGTCGTACGTGATCACGAAGCGAACGCCGCTGATACCGACGGTGCCGGCGTCGATGGATCGCTCACAGTAG
- a CDS encoding glycerophosphodiester phosphodiesterase, translating into MAPYPRRAVLGKLAAGCSVGLVAGNVSLTRPAPRRGDHQPRLIAHRGCTDEAPENTLPAVRRAGRTVDAVEVDVRRAGSGELVAIHDATVDHVTGASGAVDALPLEELQSLSVGGTDASIPTLESLFEAVPDSTAFVFELKTSGLVDDVLSLADDHPHEVLLSSFDSSIVAAATDAGADTALVVRETLLGRGFRGVAASDVPLYPRQPVEDFLETALSLECRAIHPRLELCLETDLVARAHENGLLVEPWTITTADQATDLAAVGVDGLITDRCTALF; encoded by the coding sequence ATGGCTCCCTACCCGCGACGGGCCGTCCTCGGCAAACTGGCGGCAGGGTGCAGTGTCGGACTCGTCGCCGGGAACGTTTCGCTGACCCGCCCAGCGCCACGACGCGGTGACCACCAGCCGCGTCTCATCGCCCACCGCGGCTGCACCGACGAGGCTCCCGAGAACACGCTCCCCGCAGTCAGGCGGGCTGGTCGAACCGTCGACGCGGTCGAGGTCGACGTCCGTCGGGCCGGGTCGGGCGAACTCGTCGCGATCCACGACGCGACGGTCGATCACGTTACCGGTGCCAGCGGTGCCGTCGACGCCCTCCCTCTGGAGGAATTACAGTCATTATCGGTCGGTGGGACCGATGCGTCGATTCCGACCCTCGAGTCGCTGTTCGAAGCGGTCCCCGACTCGACCGCCTTCGTGTTCGAACTCAAGACGTCGGGACTGGTCGACGACGTACTCTCGCTCGCCGACGACCACCCCCACGAGGTATTGCTATCCTCCTTCGATTCCTCCATCGTCGCCGCCGCGACCGACGCGGGAGCGGACACCGCTCTGGTCGTCAGGGAGACCCTGCTCGGCAGGGGATTTCGCGGCGTCGCCGCGAGCGACGTCCCTCTCTATCCGCGCCAGCCCGTCGAGGATTTTCTCGAGACGGCGCTGTCCCTCGAGTGTCGGGCAATTCACCCGCGCCTCGAACTCTGTCTCGAGACTGACCTGGTCGCACGCGCACACGAGAACGGATTACTCGTCGAACCGTGGACGATCACCACTGCCGATCAGGCGACTGACCTCGCCGCGGTCGGCGTTGACGGGCTCATCACCGACCGGTGTACGGCGCTCTTCTGA
- a CDS encoding RNA-guided endonuclease InsQ/TnpB family protein, which translates to MVEDSATRTVPVKLDVDESAADLLHQTIDHFLNTANYVVDVAWKPDWKITSKQKLHDQTYYDVRDDSPLPANLVQAARNRAAEAVKGVIERWKEGKKASKPKFTSRFASYDARTVTVNDDHATLATIDERVTAEFVLPDEQRETSHAAYLFNDDYDVKGATLHYDEVEDCFYLHVRTKPVVENDEADKGDTKHVSVLGVDLGITNIATTSTGTFWSGGELNHWHREYEKRRGNLQQTGTRWAHENVQRVGRKQTRRFEQMLHTISNELIEEALENDCTHIVFEQLKGIRERLPHAKAVHKWAFHRLFEYITYKAESEGLVVEQINPAYTSQRCSTCGFTHEDTRPHNNGQDEFECLKCGYEVYADYNAAKNIGLKYLRNQQKSGRGGAPVGVRLNSGMMNVNGEYSSTPLTG; encoded by the coding sequence ATGGTGGAAGACTCAGCCACTCGAACCGTCCCCGTCAAACTCGACGTGGACGAGAGTGCCGCTGACCTCCTCCACCAGACCATCGACCACTTCCTCAACACCGCCAACTACGTCGTAGACGTAGCGTGGAAACCAGACTGGAAAATCACCAGCAAACAAAAACTCCACGATCAAACGTACTACGACGTAAGAGACGACTCACCGCTCCCGGCCAACCTCGTGCAAGCCGCACGAAACCGTGCCGCAGAAGCCGTCAAAGGAGTCATCGAACGCTGGAAGGAAGGCAAGAAAGCCTCCAAACCCAAGTTCACGTCACGGTTCGCCAGCTACGACGCGCGAACCGTCACCGTCAACGACGACCACGCCACACTCGCCACGATAGATGAGCGAGTGACTGCAGAGTTCGTCCTTCCCGACGAACAGCGGGAGACGTCACACGCGGCGTACCTGTTCAACGATGACTACGATGTGAAAGGGGCCACGCTCCACTACGATGAGGTTGAGGACTGTTTCTACCTCCATGTGCGGACAAAGCCCGTCGTGGAGAACGATGAAGCCGACAAAGGTGACACCAAGCACGTCTCCGTCCTTGGTGTCGACCTCGGCATCACAAACATCGCAACCACCTCAACAGGCACATTTTGGAGCGGTGGCGAACTCAACCACTGGCACCGTGAATACGAAAAGCGTCGAGGCAACCTCCAACAGACTGGCACGCGCTGGGCACACGAAAACGTCCAGCGAGTCGGCCGAAAGCAGACTCGACGCTTTGAGCAGATGCTTCACACCATCTCGAACGAACTCATCGAGGAAGCCCTCGAAAACGATTGTACACATATCGTGTTCGAACAATTGAAAGGCATCCGTGAACGCTTGCCGCACGCAAAAGCGGTTCACAAGTGGGCGTTCCACCGTTTGTTCGAGTACATCACGTACAAAGCCGAATCCGAGGGGCTTGTTGTGGAGCAAATTAATCCGGCGTACACAAGCCAGCGTTGCTCGACATGTGGATTCACCCACGAGGATACTCGTCCACACAACAACGGTCAGGACGAGTTCGAGTGTCTGAAGTGTGGGTATGAAGTTTACGCGGATTACAACGCGGCGAAGAATATCGGTCTGAAGTATCTCCGCAATCAGCAAAAGTCTGGTCGTGGAGGTGCACCCGTAGGCGTGCGCTTGAACAGCGGGATGATGAACGTGAACGGCGAGTATTCGTCTACCCCGTTGACGGGTTAG
- a CDS encoding HAD-IIA family hydrolase yields MKTRYEGAIIDLDGTMYRGDSALEGAVAAVERLRAAGVSTVFLTNNPIKRRTVYVERLRSFGIDVVREDVINSAAIAGDFLAETHPDEPTFVVGEDPLVAELEAAGVPVTADPAEATVVLASMDRAFSYDDLRDALVAFENDPAFYATNPDRTCPVEGGEIPDAAAMIGAIEGLTGRELDRVLGKPSRIAVAVAADRLGVDPERCLVVGDRLETDVVMGQRAGMTPVLVLSGVTDHEDLERSSIEPGYVLESLGEIETVFE; encoded by the coding sequence ATGAAGACGAGGTACGAGGGAGCGATCATTGACCTCGACGGAACGATGTACCGCGGCGATAGCGCCCTCGAGGGAGCCGTGGCTGCGGTCGAACGACTGCGAGCGGCGGGCGTGTCGACTGTCTTCTTGACGAACAACCCAATCAAACGACGGACCGTCTACGTCGAGCGGTTGCGATCGTTCGGCATCGACGTCGTTCGCGAGGACGTGATCAATTCGGCGGCGATCGCTGGCGACTTCCTGGCCGAGACGCACCCGGACGAACCGACGTTCGTCGTCGGCGAAGATCCCCTCGTCGCCGAGCTCGAAGCCGCGGGAGTTCCCGTCACAGCCGATCCCGCTGAGGCCACGGTCGTCCTCGCGTCGATGGACCGGGCTTTCTCCTACGACGATTTGCGGGACGCTCTCGTCGCGTTCGAGAACGATCCCGCGTTCTACGCGACCAACCCCGACCGCACCTGCCCCGTCGAAGGCGGGGAGATCCCGGACGCTGCCGCGATGATCGGCGCGATCGAAGGGCTCACCGGTCGTGAACTCGATCGCGTCCTCGGTAAACCCTCCAGAATCGCCGTTGCGGTCGCCGCCGACCGCCTCGGCGTCGATCCTGAGCGGTGTCTCGTCGTGGGGGATCGCCTCGAGACGGACGTAGTGATGGGACAGCGGGCCGGAATGACGCCGGTGCTCGTCCTCTCCGGCGTGACTGACCACGAAGACCTCGAGCGGTCGTCGATCGAACCGGGATACGTGCTCGAATCGCTCGGTGAGATTGAGACAGTTTTCGAGTGA
- a CDS encoding ABC transporter substrate-binding protein: MGGGSGDLLNDMVEGYEGADGQAEYQGSYEETLNSLFSSIEADEMPDVVMIDSLHNQQVLDTEATQPVSELLGDDFPTDDLVSAVQDFFVVDGQLNSMPFNNSNAILYYNKDAFEEAGLDPEQPPETLEDVREYSEAIVDSGAANYGITWPNHVWFVETFYSLADELLLDNENGHAGSPTTIHTDTDFARDLWSWWQGMYEDDLFLNSGIEAWGEARSAFLTGEAAMKLDSTAAVEATLSGAQGDVEDNEEIDEEDVDTFELGTGYHPSPTEDRTGVVIGGASLWVSNQMSDEREEEVAGLLEELSSIENQIEWHKGSGYYPIRQEAISQLEDDGWFEDNTHYATAFDQLLESETTPATLRMLVGPAREVQLRVQERSQEIFAGDVSVEDGLASMKSDVEEELERYDRVSGQ; encoded by the coding sequence ATGGGCGGCGGTTCGGGCGACCTGCTCAACGACATGGTCGAGGGGTACGAGGGTGCCGACGGTCAGGCGGAGTACCAGGGAAGCTACGAGGAGACGCTGAACAGCCTGTTCAGCTCCATCGAGGCCGACGAAATGCCGGACGTCGTCATGATCGACAGCCTGCACAACCAGCAGGTGCTCGACACCGAGGCGACCCAGCCGGTGTCGGAGCTGCTCGGTGACGACTTTCCGACCGACGACCTCGTCAGTGCAGTGCAGGACTTCTTCGTCGTCGACGGCCAGCTGAATTCGATGCCGTTCAACAACTCGAACGCGATTCTCTACTACAACAAGGACGCGTTCGAAGAGGCCGGTCTCGATCCCGAACAGCCGCCCGAAACGCTCGAGGACGTTCGCGAGTACTCCGAAGCGATCGTCGACTCCGGCGCCGCGAACTACGGGATCACGTGGCCCAACCACGTCTGGTTCGTCGAGACATTCTACTCGCTGGCGGACGAACTCCTCCTCGACAATGAAAACGGCCACGCAGGCTCGCCGACGACCATCCACACGGACACCGACTTCGCTCGCGACCTCTGGTCGTGGTGGCAGGGAATGTACGAGGACGACCTGTTCCTCAACTCCGGCATCGAGGCCTGGGGCGAGGCTCGAAGCGCGTTCCTGACCGGTGAGGCCGCGATGAAACTCGACTCGACGGCCGCCGTCGAGGCGACCCTTTCGGGCGCTCAGGGCGACGTCGAGGACAACGAAGAGATCGACGAGGAAGACGTCGACACGTTCGAACTCGGGACGGGCTACCACCCGTCGCCCACCGAGGACCGCACCGGCGTGGTCATCGGCGGGGCGTCACTGTGGGTGAGCAACCAGATGAGCGACGAGCGCGAGGAAGAAGTCGCCGGCTTGCTCGAGGAATTGAGTTCCATCGAGAACCAGATCGAGTGGCACAAGGGCAGCGGCTACTACCCAATTCGCCAGGAGGCAATCAGCCAGCTCGAGGACGACGGCTGGTTCGAGGACAACACCCACTATGCGACGGCGTTCGACCAACTGCTCGAATCCGAGACGACGCCCGCGACGCTCCGGATGCTCGTCGGGCCTGCACGCGAGGTTCAGTTGCGAGTCCAGGAGCGCTCACAAGAGATTTTCGCCGGTGACGTGAGCGTCGAGGACGGCCTCGCGAGCATGAAATCGGACGTCGAGGAGGAACTCGAGCGCTACGACCGCGTTTCGGGCCAGTAA
- a CDS encoding carbohydrate ABC transporter permease: MTREIYNRSWGAYLLLLPTLVVSLVFLYYPAIRAAHLSLFETLRFGSVRVWTGLGNYQYLLTSSEYHSSIGITVLFSAIVIVGVMTISLVISYLIYEVSVGQSSYLIAAIWPYALPPAVAGIVFFYIIHPSLGVLTTPIEAVTGINVDWFTSGRQAFVIVTVAVIWKQIGYNVIFMIAALNNVPDALGEVADLDGVGKTTRLVRVYMPLISPTLIFLAVMNTIYAFFSTFAFIDVLTQGGPSGATNIMIYDLYRNAFEFNNHGLASAQSVILFLIVGILMYAQLRFSDRYAHYG, from the coding sequence ATGACACGAGAAATATACAATCGTTCGTGGGGGGCGTATCTGTTGTTGCTCCCGACGCTGGTCGTCTCCCTCGTCTTCCTGTATTACCCGGCAATTCGGGCCGCACACCTGAGTTTGTTCGAGACGCTCCGGTTCGGATCGGTCCGGGTCTGGACGGGGCTGGGCAACTACCAGTACCTGCTCACCTCGAGCGAGTACCACAGTAGCATCGGCATTACGGTCCTGTTCTCGGCGATCGTCATCGTCGGCGTCATGACGATCTCGCTCGTCATCTCGTATCTGATCTACGAGGTGAGCGTCGGCCAGTCGTCGTACCTGATCGCGGCCATCTGGCCCTACGCGCTCCCGCCGGCGGTCGCCGGAATCGTCTTCTTTTACATCATCCACCCCAGTCTGGGGGTGTTGACGACGCCGATCGAGGCGGTCACCGGCATCAACGTCGACTGGTTCACGAGCGGTCGACAGGCGTTCGTCATCGTCACGGTCGCCGTCATCTGGAAGCAGATCGGCTACAACGTGATCTTCATGATCGCCGCGCTGAACAACGTCCCCGATGCCCTCGGTGAAGTAGCGGACCTCGACGGCGTCGGAAAGACCACGCGGCTGGTACGAGTCTACATGCCGCTGATCTCCCCGACGCTCATCTTCCTGGCCGTGATGAACACGATCTACGCGTTCTTCAGTACGTTCGCGTTCATCGACGTCCTCACCCAGGGTGGGCCCAGCGGGGCGACGAACATCATGATCTACGACCTGTACCGGAACGCATTCGAGTTCAACAACCACGGACTGGCTTCTGCACAGTCGGTGATCCTGTTCCTGATCGTCGGGATCCTGATGTATGCACAGCTTCGCTTCTCCGACCGCTACGCACACTACGGGTGA
- a CDS encoding carbohydrate ABC transporter permease, which translates to MSTKTQSTTQSRFESVVDGLTLESAIVHLILGVSVFVMAFPILIAAIVSTQSVGIVSSFSDLLPGSHLVENYRTVMVDYNFGIYMVNSFVMSIIIVVGKLAISLLAALAIVYYRFRFKNLMFMLILFTLMLPVPVRFVPLFNIVTDLGWYDSMLALTIPYLASATTVFLLRQHFYSIPESIVEQAKLDGIGPLKFLAYVLIPMSKGMLAGVSVIMFIYAWNQYLWPLVIINSQSQQVTQVGITLLRGDIQAGELQWAIVMAGAIITLVPPLLALLLFRKPLLETFGVQQK; encoded by the coding sequence GTGAGTACGAAAACACAATCGACGACACAATCGCGGTTCGAATCGGTAGTCGACGGGCTGACGCTCGAGAGCGCGATCGTTCACCTCATCCTCGGCGTGTCGGTCTTCGTGATGGCGTTCCCGATCCTGATCGCGGCGATCGTCAGCACCCAGAGTGTCGGGATCGTCAGCAGTTTCAGCGACCTCTTACCCGGCAGTCACCTGGTCGAGAACTATCGGACGGTGATGGTCGACTACAACTTTGGCATCTACATGGTCAACTCCTTCGTGATGTCGATTATCATCGTCGTCGGGAAACTCGCCATCTCCCTGCTGGCGGCACTCGCTATCGTCTACTACCGGTTCCGATTCAAGAACCTGATGTTCATGCTGATTCTCTTTACGCTCATGTTGCCGGTCCCGGTCCGGTTCGTTCCGCTTTTCAATATCGTGACGGACCTGGGCTGGTACGACAGCATGCTCGCGCTGACGATTCCGTACCTCGCGAGCGCGACAACGGTCTTCCTGCTCCGACAGCACTTCTACTCGATCCCCGAGTCGATCGTCGAGCAGGCCAAACTCGACGGCATCGGCCCCCTGAAGTTCCTCGCGTACGTGTTGATCCCGATGTCGAAGGGGATGCTCGCAGGCGTCTCCGTCATCATGTTCATCTACGCGTGGAACCAGTACCTCTGGCCGCTGGTCATCATCAACTCCCAGAGCCAGCAGGTCACCCAGGTCGGAATCACCCTCCTTCGCGGGGATATTCAGGCCGGCGAACTGCAGTGGGCCATCGTCATGGCCGGCGCCATCATTACGCTCGTCCCGCCGCTACTCGCACTGCTCCTGTTCAGAAAGCCGCTCCTCGAGACCTTTGGGGTCCAACAGAAGTAA
- a CDS encoding ABC transporter ATP-binding protein: protein MTAITLNDVTKRFDDVTAVDSIDLTINDGEFLVLVGPSGCGKSTTLRLLSGLETVTEGAITANGRDLTDLAPKERNVAMVFQNYALYPHMTAKRNMTFGMKSAGDYTDEEIEQRVTEAAAILDIEDLLERKPKALSGGERQRVAIGRTLVRDPDYLLMDEPLSNLDAKLRIQMRAELSQLHDELETTTLYVTHDQTEAMTLGDRVAVMNEGQIQQIAEPQVLYDYPANQFVAEFIGSPAMNTLPVTVTDEGDHYVATSTSGDVKIQLPDTGDLEALVGEDLRLGIRPEDMEEDTGTDDSYVRTTVSVTEPLGDSMLLHGHVEGELLKFQIAARSALNPGDTVTFGVDSDRIHLFDAETGAARYHSDGSKTAASNVAPQ, encoded by the coding sequence ATGACAGCGATAACGCTCAACGACGTCACCAAACGATTCGACGACGTAACGGCAGTCGACTCGATCGACCTCACTATCAACGACGGCGAGTTCCTCGTCCTCGTCGGCCCCTCGGGCTGCGGGAAGTCGACCACGCTTCGACTGCTGTCGGGCCTCGAGACCGTCACCGAGGGGGCGATCACGGCGAACGGCCGCGATCTGACGGATCTCGCGCCAAAGGAGCGAAACGTGGCGATGGTGTTCCAGAACTACGCGCTCTACCCGCACATGACCGCCAAGCGGAACATGACCTTCGGCATGAAGTCCGCCGGCGACTACACCGACGAGGAGATCGAACAGCGCGTCACCGAGGCGGCGGCGATCCTCGACATCGAGGACTTGCTCGAGCGCAAGCCAAAGGCCCTCTCCGGCGGGGAGCGCCAGCGCGTCGCCATCGGCCGAACGCTGGTTCGCGATCCGGACTACCTGCTGATGGACGAGCCGCTGTCGAACCTCGACGCCAAGCTCCGGATCCAGATGCGCGCGGAGCTGAGCCAGCTCCACGACGAACTCGAGACGACGACGCTGTACGTCACCCACGACCAGACCGAGGCGATGACGCTCGGCGACCGCGTCGCCGTGATGAACGAAGGGCAAATCCAGCAGATTGCCGAGCCGCAGGTGCTGTACGATTACCCAGCGAACCAGTTCGTTGCCGAGTTCATCGGCAGTCCGGCGATGAACACGCTTCCGGTCACGGTGACCGACGAGGGCGACCACTACGTGGCCACCTCTACCTCGGGCGACGTCAAGATCCAGTTGCCCGATACCGGCGACCTCGAGGCGCTCGTGGGCGAGGACCTGCGTCTCGGGATCCGGCCGGAAGACATGGAAGAAGACACCGGAACCGACGACAGCTACGTCCGAACGACGGTGTCCGTGACCGAACCGCTCGGCGACTCGATGCTCCTGCACGGTCACGTCGAGGGCGAGTTGTTGAAATTCCAGATTGCCGCCCGCTCGGCCCTGAACCCGGGCGACACCGTCACATTCGGCGTCGATTCGGATCGGATCCACCTCTTCGATGCCGAGACGGGCGCCGCACGATATCACTCCGACGGCTCGAAGACGGCTGCGAGCAACGTCGCGCCCCAGTAG
- a CDS encoding Cdc6/Cdc18 family protein — MTTINDRITRRIRTESARSVVHDQSALDPTTCPGNVQIQGRGPVVEHLLDAIDPVFSGVLPPTVYVWGPKGAGKSAVVSRVVKQLRRAGGHDSEALYTATRTQDVALPLITCVDLRGLSSEWAFYRCLLGTLVDERSVPSNGVSTETLRTRIRDHLEEGPPTVVVTDHVGDSLSPETDDVESWLATAAPEAAWIGVGRRVPEALDVVFDRSVEVPAYRSHALVDVLTSRVDAGLSSGSISHEQLDAVAVWADGDAHDALTAVLEAAMVAHEEGRTVISSDHLNAAIDSIPDSCTSLGRVFSLTDERQTLLYELTAVPAGGNRSVTSVAEALAGRPSVDLRASTIERILYELADCGILRRVDSDPGETSGRGRPPSRLETQFPLTTFARLYEGRNK; from the coding sequence ATGACGACGATCAACGATCGAATTACTCGACGGATACGAACGGAATCGGCCAGAAGCGTCGTTCACGACCAGTCGGCACTGGACCCGACCACCTGCCCCGGAAACGTCCAGATCCAGGGACGCGGGCCGGTTGTCGAACACCTCCTCGACGCCATCGATCCCGTGTTCTCGGGGGTGCTTCCGCCGACGGTCTACGTCTGGGGGCCGAAAGGCGCCGGGAAGTCCGCCGTCGTTTCGCGCGTCGTGAAACAGCTTCGACGAGCGGGCGGACACGATAGCGAGGCGCTCTACACCGCAACGAGGACGCAGGACGTGGCCCTCCCGCTGATCACCTGCGTCGACTTGCGCGGTCTCTCGAGCGAGTGGGCGTTCTACCGGTGTCTGCTGGGGACCCTCGTCGACGAGCGGTCCGTCCCCTCGAACGGAGTCAGTACGGAGACGTTACGAACGCGAATCCGAGACCACCTCGAAGAGGGCCCGCCGACGGTCGTCGTCACCGATCACGTCGGGGATTCGCTGTCGCCCGAGACGGACGACGTCGAATCCTGGCTCGCGACGGCAGCGCCGGAGGCGGCCTGGATCGGCGTCGGACGCCGCGTTCCCGAGGCGCTCGACGTCGTCTTCGATCGGAGCGTCGAGGTCCCCGCGTACCGGTCTCACGCGCTCGTCGACGTACTCACCAGCCGAGTCGACGCCGGGCTCTCGTCCGGATCGATCTCTCACGAACAACTCGATGCGGTTGCGGTGTGGGCGGACGGCGACGCACACGACGCGCTCACGGCCGTCCTCGAAGCCGCGATGGTCGCACACGAGGAGGGACGGACCGTCATCTCGAGCGACCACCTCAACGCGGCGATCGATTCCATTCCCGACTCATGTACGTCCCTCGGTCGCGTGTTCTCCCTCACCGACGAACGCCAGACGCTCCTCTACGAGTTGACGGCCGTTCCGGCCGGTGGAAATCGGTCAGTTACCAGCGTCGCCGAGGCCCTCGCCGGGCGCCCATCGGTCGATCTCCGGGCGTCGACGATCGAACGAATTCTCTACGAACTCGCCGACTGCGGGATCCTCCGGCGTGTCGACAGTGATCCCGGCGAGACGAGTGGGCGGGGTCGGCCGCCGAGTCGACTCGAGACGCAGTTCCCGCTGACGACGTTCGCTCGGCTGTACGAGGGAAGAAACAAATGA